In Dehalobacter sp., a genomic segment contains:
- a CDS encoding DUF2703 domain-containing protein: MTDPEKRRLDIEFLFLDLNVCVPCRGTDSSLEEAISEVSSVLEATGIEVDVRKIHVQSEEQALELGFVSSPTIRINGQDIQLEVRESLCESCGDLCGDDVDCRVWFYRGKEYSVPPKGLIIEAILREVYKDECAAIPARPAELPDNLKKFFAARQKNETNID; encoded by the coding sequence ATAACCGACCCCGAGAAAAGGCGCCTGGATATCGAGTTCCTGTTTTTGGATCTGAACGTATGTGTTCCCTGCCGGGGGACAGATTCCAGCCTGGAAGAAGCCATCTCGGAGGTCTCAAGTGTTCTGGAAGCAACCGGAATTGAGGTGGATGTGCGAAAAATCCACGTACAGAGCGAGGAGCAGGCTTTGGAGCTGGGGTTTGTCAGCTCCCCCACCATCCGCATTAACGGCCAGGATATACAGCTTGAGGTAAGAGAAAGCCTGTGTGAGTCCTGCGGTGATCTCTGCGGTGATGATGTAGACTGTCGCGTCTGGTTTTATCGGGGAAAAGAATACTCCGTTCCCCCCAAGGGGCTGATCATTGAGGCAATCCTTCGTGAAGTTTACAAAGATGAATGCGCTGCGATTCCGGCCCGTCCGGCAGAATTACCAGATAATCTTAAGAAGTTTTTTGCTGCCAGGCAAAAGAATGAAACAAATATAGACTAA